In Deltaproteobacteria bacterium, the genomic window CTGGAAACCGCGACCGCGCCTGCTCCGTATAAGGATCATCCGGAGGGGAGCGCGCGAATGCTGATCCGCACGAATTTCCTGGGAGAGCTGCCGGAGCGCGACGCGACCGACCCGACGCTCTACCTGCGGCGACGCGAGCTCATCCGCACCGCGGCGGTCGCAGCGGGTCTCCTGCTGCTGCCCGGCTGCGGGCGAGCGGAGGGCGACGGCACGGCACGCCCGGCGGATTCGCCGGACGGCTTCTCTACCGACGAGCCGCAGACGCCGTTCGAGGATGCCGCGAGCTACAACAACTTCTACGAGCTCGGCACCGACAAGGGAGACCCGGCCGAGAACGCGGGAGCGCTGGTCACGCGGCCCTGGTCCGTCTCGATCGAGGGAGAGGTGGCCAAGCCTGGCAACGTCTCGCTCGAGCAGCTCCTGGCCGCGACGCCGCTGGTCGAGCGGATCTATCGGCTGCGCTGCGTCGAGGCCTGGTCGATGGTGATCCCGTGGCGCGGGCTGCCGCTCCGCGAGGTGCTCGCCCGCTTCGAGCCGACGTCGCGCGCAAAGTACGTCGCGTTCCGCACGCTTCACGACCCGGCCCGAATGCCCGGCCAGCGCCGCCCGGTGCTCGACTGGCCCTACCGCGAGGGCCTGCGCATCGACGAGGCGATGCACCCTCTCACGCTGCTGGCCACCGGAATGTACGGCCGCGACCTGCCAGGGCAGAACGGCGCACCGCTCCGGCTGGTCGTGCCGTGGAAGTACGGCTTCAAGAGCATCAAGTCGATCGTCTCGATCCGCCTGCAGGAGACGCAGCCGCAGACGAGCTGGAACCTGGCGGCTCCGAACGAGTACGGCTTCTACTCGAACGTGAATCCCGAGGTCGACCATCCGCGCTGGAGCCAGAAGCGCGAGAGGCGCATCGGCGACTTCCGCCGCAGGCGCACGCTTCCGTTCAACGGCTACGCCGAGCAGGTGGCGCAGCTCTACGCCGGAATGGACCTTCGCGCGAACTTCTGAGCGCGGGATGGGGGGATTGCGCGAAGGATCGGAGCGGTTCGCGCGGCTTTGCGGGCAGGGGGCTGTGGTTGCGCTCACTCTACTGCCTCTCGCCTGGCTCGGCCTCTCCGCGCTTCGCGGGACGCTGGGCGCGAACCCCGTCGAGACGCTCGAGCACACGACCGGGAACTGGACGCTGCGGCTCCTGCTCGCATCGCTCGCGGTCACACCGGTGCGCCGCGCGCTCGGCTGGTCCTGGCTCGCCCCGTACCGCCGCACGCTCGGGCTCGCGGCCTTCGGCTACTGCACGGTCCATCTGCTGAGCTACGCGCTGGTCGATCTCTGGGGCGCGTGGGACACGCTGGTCGAGGACGTGCTCGAGCGGCCGTACGTGAGCGCGGGCCTCACGGGATTTGTCTTGCTGCTCCCGCTCGCGATCACCTCCACGCGCGGCTGGCAGCGCCGGCTCGGCCGGAGCTGGGTCCGCCTGCACCGTCTGGTGTACGCCGCGGGGATTGCGGGCTGCTTGCACTTCCTGTGGCTGGTGAAGGCGGATCTTCGCGAGCCGCTCGTCCATACTGGAATTCTCGCCGCGCTTCTCGGCGCGCGACTTCTGCCTCGGCTTCGGCGGGCGCTCCGGGTCTAGCTCGCCGCCGAGACGAAGGCGCGGAAAAGCGAATCCGCGAGCGCGTCCGCGTCGGTCTCGGGGTGCCACTGCACCCCCAGGCAGAAGGCGCCGTCCGGGCGTTCGATCGCCTCGATCACGCCGTCCGAAGCTCGCGCGCAGACGCGCAGGCGCGGGCCCGCGTCCGACACCGCTTGGTGATGCCGGCTGCCGACGCGCGCTTCTGCTTGCCCGGCAATGGCTGCGAGTCGCGAGCCCGGCTCGATCCGGATCTCGTGTCGCCCTTCGAGCTCGGGCAGGCGGTGCGGACCGGCGCCCGGCACGTCGCTCGCGATGTCGTGGTGAAGCGCGCCGGCGAACGCGAGCGCGAGCAGCTGCATGCCGTAGCAGATGCCGAGCACCGGCAGGCCACGGCCGAGCGCCGCCTCGAGCAGCGCGCGATCGAACTCGAGCTGCGCGGCGGGGACGAGGTCGAACGAGACGTGCGGAGGGTAGGGCCGGGCGGGCGCGAGATCGCCGCCGCCCGGAACGAGGAGCGCGTCGACGCGCGATACGAGCGCGGACGCGCCGGGCTGCTCGGGCAGGTAGAGCGGAATCCCGCCCGCGCGCGAGATCGCGGCCGCGTACGCGGCGTGGACGTAGTGGTAGGTTCGCCCGGGTCGGAAGCGGCCGCGATCGTCCTGGCAGATCGGGATGCCCACGCTCGGCTGCACGCGCGCATCATAGCCGGCGCCCCGCGGTATGCTCCCGTCGTGGACGATTCGACCCCGCGCCTCCCGCGGCTGGCCTGAGCGTGGCGCCGCGCGGCCTTCTGGTTTCGGAGCGCTTCCTCGCGCGAAATGCCGACGCGCTCGACGCGGCCGCGCGCGAGGGGGGACTGGAACTCGAGCGCATCGTCGTCGGCGAAGACCCCGAGGCGCGAATCGACGCCGCCCGCTGCGCCCGGATCGAGCTGGCGTACTTCTCTGGCGATCTCTTCCCGGATCGATCGCGCGCATTCTTCGCCGCGGCCTTCGCAGCAAGGAATCTGCGCTGGCTGCAGGTCTTCAACGCAGGCGTCGATCACCCCGTGTTCCAGCGCTTCGTCGAAAGCGGCGTCCGGCTGACGACCGCCGCGGGAGCCTCGGCGGTTCCGATCGCCCAGACCGCGATCGCCGGGCTGCTGATGCTCGCGCGCGGGTTCCCGCACTGGC contains:
- a CDS encoding sulfoxide reductase heme-binding subunit YedZ, producing MGGLREGSERFARLCGQGAVVALTLLPLAWLGLSALRGTLGANPVETLEHTTGNWTLRLLLASLAVTPVRRALGWSWLAPYRRTLGLAAFGYCTVHLLSYALVDLWGAWDTLVEDVLERPYVSAGLTGFVLLLPLAITSTRGWQRRLGRSWVRLHRLVYAAGIAGCLHFLWLVKADLREPLVHTGILAALLGARLLPRLRRALRV
- the msrP gene encoding protein-methionine-sulfoxide reductase catalytic subunit MsrP; this encodes MLIRTNFLGELPERDATDPTLYLRRRELIRTAAVAAGLLLLPGCGRAEGDGTARPADSPDGFSTDEPQTPFEDAASYNNFYELGTDKGDPAENAGALVTRPWSVSIEGEVAKPGNVSLEQLLAATPLVERIYRLRCVEAWSMVIPWRGLPLREVLARFEPTSRAKYVAFRTLHDPARMPGQRRPVLDWPYREGLRIDEAMHPLTLLATGMYGRDLPGQNGAPLRLVVPWKYGFKSIKSIVSIRLQETQPQTSWNLAAPNEYGFYSNVNPEVDHPRWSQKRERRIGDFRRRRTLPFNGYAEQVAQLYAGMDLRANF
- a CDS encoding gamma-glutamyl-gamma-aminobutyrate hydrolase family protein, translating into MRAIDPGRDRQRSTPARSGRSGRRRFAPRGLRRRRCARVPVPPRARPRRARRHFARGSAPKPEGRAAPRSGQPREARGRIVHDGSIPRGAGYDARVQPSVGIPICQDDRGRFRPGRTYHYVHAAYAAAISRAGGIPLYLPEQPGASALVSRVDALLVPGGGDLAPARPYPPHVSFDLVPAAQLEFDRALLEAALGRGLPVLGICYGMQLLALAFAGALHHDIASDVPGAGPHRLPELEGRHEIRIEPGSRLAAIAGQAEARVGSRHHQAVSDAGPRLRVCARASDGVIEAIERPDGAFCLGVQWHPETDADALADSLFRAFVSAAS